The following coding sequences are from one Lolium rigidum isolate FL_2022 chromosome 6, APGP_CSIRO_Lrig_0.1, whole genome shotgun sequence window:
- the LOC124661352 gene encoding ABC transporter B family member 5-like isoform X2 gives MDATEAADSSGEGVRHGGGEGGKDGRPEKDEAKKKVPLLGMFRYADRIDVLLMVVGTLGAMGNGVAEPLMSVLFGNVINSFGESSSSDVLRRVTKVVLNFIYLGIGTAVASFLQVSCWTMAGERQSARIRSFYLQSVLRQDIAFFDTEMTTGEAVSRMSSDTVIVQDALGEKAGKLLQLASAFFGGFIIAFTRGWLLTFVMLTSLPLVAIAAAVSGQMLTRVSNKRLTSYSDAADTVEQTIGSIRTVVSFNGEKKAIAMYNNFIKKAYKTVIEEGLINGFGMGSVFCILFSSYGLAFWYGGKLIIDKGYTGGKIITVLFSVVTGVTSLGNATPSISAVAEGQSAAYRLFETIERKPEINSDDTSGMVLENIKGDVELKDVYFRYPARPGQLILDGLSLQVASGTTMAIVGESGSGKSTVISLVERFYDPQAGEVLIDGINIKNLSLDWIRGKIGLVSQEPVLFMTSIKENIIYGKEDATLEEIKRAAELANAANFIDKLPNGYDTLVGQRGTLLSGGQKQRIAIARAILKDPKILLLDEATSALDVESERIVQEALNRIMVERTTLVVAHRLSTVRNVDCITVVRQGKIVEQGPHHELVKDPIGAYSQLIRLQETRGDEKRKIQDSGMSNSLSKSTSLSIRRSMTKDSFGNSNRYSFKNPLGLSFELHEDEITDNHRKDDLLDGKSLKKAPIGRLFNLNKPEVPFLLLGSIAASVHGIIFPLFGIIMSSILKSFYEPPDKLRKDSSFWALICVVLGIASLISIPAEYFLFGIAGGKLIERVRTLSFQNIVRQEVAWFDNPTNSSGALGTRLSVDALNVRRLVGDNLAVIVQSAAALITGFVIAFTADWRLALVITCVIPLVGAQGYAQVKYLKGFSEEAKEMYEDASQVATDAVGSIRTVASFCAEKRVVTTYNKKCEALRKQGIRSGIVGGLGFGLTFLVLYLTYALCFYVGAQFVRQGKTTFADVFRVRFPRPFEFKSCAWVFFALVLAAVGVSQASALASNATKARDSAISIFSILDRKSKIDTISDEGLMLENVTGDIDFTNVSFKYPSRPDVQIFSDFTLHIPSRKTIALVGESGSGKSTIIALLERFYDPDSGRISIDEVEIKSLRISWLRDQMGLVGQEPVLFNDTIRANITYGKHGEVTEEEVTAVAKAANAHDFISSLPQGYDTLVGEKGVQLSGGQKQRVAIARAIIKDPKILLLDEATSALDAESERIVQDALDRVMVSRTTIVVAHRLSTIKGADMIAVLKEGKIAEKGKHEALMRIKGGVYASLVELRSNS, from the exons ATGGACGCGACAGAAGCAGCAGATAGTAGTGGAGAAGGAGTAcgccacggcggcggcgagggaggaaaAGATGGCCGGCCGGAGAAGGACGAGGCCAAGAAGAAGGTGCCGTTGCTCGGCATGTTCAGGTACGCCGACCGCATCGACGTGCTGCTGATGGTGGTCGGCACGCTGGGCGCGATGGGCAACGGCGTGGCGGAGCCACTCATGTCCGTGCTCTTTGGGAACGTCATCAACTCCTTTGGCGAGAGCAGCAGCAGCGACGTCCTCCGCCGTGTGACCAAG GTTGTGCTGAACTTCATATATCTGGGCATTGGGACAGCAGTTGCTTCGTTTCTTC AGGTGTCTTGCTGGACGATGGCAGGAGAAAGGCAATCAGCCCGCATCCGTTCTTTTTACCTGCAATCAGTTCTGAGACAAGATATTGCATTCTTCGACACAGAAATGACAACTGGAGAAGCAGTTTCTAGAATGTCTAGCGATACGGTCATAGTTCAAGATGCTCTTGGTGAGAAG GCAGGGAAGCTTTTACAACTCGCATCCGCCTTCTTTGGTGGTTTTATCATAGCATTCACAAGAGGCTGGCTCCTGACTTTTGTCATGCTAACATCGTTACCACTAGTCGCGATCGCTGCTGCAGTGTCTGGACAGATGCTAACCCGAGTTTCTAACAAAAGACTAACATCGTATAGTGATGCTGCAGACACGGTTGAACAGACAATTGGATCTATACGAACA GTTGTGTCCTTCAACGGTGAGAAGAAAGCTATAGCAATGTACAATAATTTCATAAAAAAGGCTTACAAGACAGTTATTGAGGAAGGTCTTATCAACGGTTTTGGAATGGGCTCTGTCTTTTGCATCTTATTTAGCAGCTATGGCCTAGCCTTCTGGTATGGTGGAAAGCTAATCATTGACAAAGGTTATACCGGAGGGAAGATCATCactgttttgttttctgtagtGACTGGGGTAAC TTCGTTAGGGAATGCAACACCATCAATTTCTGCAGTTGCAGAAGGTCAATCTGCAGCATACAGACTATTCGAAACAATTGAGAGAAAACCAGAGATAAATTCAGATGATACTAGTGGTATGGTTTTAGAAAATATCAAGGGGGATGTTGAGCTAAAGGATGTGTACTTTCGCTACCCTGCAAGGCCTGGGCAGTTAATATTAGATGGATTGTCATTACAAGTAGCCAGTGGAACAACAATGGCCATAGTTGGAGAGAGTGGAAGTGGTAAGTCAACAGTTATCAGCCTAGTTGAAAGATTCTATGATCCACAAGCTGGTGAAGTTTTGATAGATGGAATCAACATCAAGAATTTGAGTCTTGATTGGATAAGAGGGAAGATCGGTCTTGTTAGCCAAGAACCAGTGCTTTTTATGACCTCCATTAAAGAGAACATAATCTATGGTAAAGAAGATGCGACCCTTGAAGAGATCAAGAGAGCAGCCGAGCTTGCAAATGCAGCAAACTTCATTGACAAGCTACCAAAT GGCTATGATACATTGGTTGGCCAGCGTGGCACTCTGCTTTCTGGAGGACAAAAACAAAGAATTGCAATTGCGAGGGCTATCCTTAAAGATCCAAAAATTCTTTTGCTAGATGAAGCAACTAGTGCATTGGATGTGGAATCTGAGAGGATAGTTCAGGAGGCACTCAATAGGATAATGGTAGAAAGAACCACACTCGTCGTTGCTCATCGTTTGAGCACTGTAAGGAATGTGGACTGCATCACAGTTGTTCGTCAAGGGAAAATAGTTGAACAAG GTCCTCATCATGAATTGGTGAAGGATCCCATTGGAGCTTACTCCCAGCTTATTAGGCTACAAGAAACTCGTGGTGATGAAAAGCGTAAAATACAAGATTCTGGAATGTCCAATTCCTTATCAAAAAGCACTAGTTTGTCAATCAGACGGTCAATGACTAAAGATTCATTTGGCAATAGCAACAGATACTCCTTCAAGAATCCGTTAGGATTGTCATTTGAGTTGCATGAGGATGAAATCACGGACAACCACAGGAAAGATGACCTTCTCGATGGGAAGTCCCTTAAGAAAGCACCAATTGGACGTCTTTTTAATCTTAACAAGCCAGAGGTGCCATTTCTTCTGCTCGGTTCTATAGCAGCATCGGTGCATGGAATCATTTTCCCATTATTTGGCATTATAATGTCCAGCATTTTAAAATCATTTTACGAGCCACCAGACAAGCTGCGAAAAGATTCTAGCTTTTGGGCACTGATATGTGTTGTTCTGGGGATTGCATCTTTGATTTCAATTCCAGCAGAATATTTTTTGTTTGGAATTGCTGGTGGTAAGCTTATAGAGCGTGTTCGTACTCTGTCATTTCAAAATATTGTGCGCCAAGAAGTTGCTTGGTTTGATAATCCCACAAATTCCAG CGGGGCACTTGGTACGCGGCTCTCAGTTGATGCATTAAATGTCCGGCGCTTAGTAGGAGATAACCTAGCTGTTATAGTGCAGTCTGCAGCTGCACTAATCACTGGCTTTGTCATAGCGTTTACAGCGGACTGGAGACTTGCACTGGTTATCACTTGTGTCATCCCTTTAGTGGGTGCACAGGGTTATGCTCAAGTGAAGTACTTGAAAGGGTTTAGCGAAGAAGCTAAG GAGATGTATGAAGATGCAAGTCAAGTTGCAACTGATGCTGTTGGTAGTATCAGGACTGTAGCATCTTTCTGTGCGGAGAAAAGAGTGGTTACAACATATAACAAGAAATGTGAAGCTTTAAGGAAACAGGGAATTCGAAGTGGAATCGTTGGAGGGCTTGGTTTTGGTTTAACATTCTTGGTGTTGTATCTTACATATGCTCTATGTTTCTATGTCGGTGCTCAGTTTGTACGTCAGGGAAAAACTACCTTTGCAGATGTTTTCAGAGTAAGATTTCCTAGACCATTTGAATTTAAAAGTTGTGCATGG GTTTTCTTCGCTTTAGTTTTGGCAGCTGTTGGGGTTTCCCAGGCAAGTGCATTGGCATCTAATGCAACAAAGGCAAGGGATTCCGCCATTTCTATTTTCAGTATTCTAGATCGGAAATCCAAAATCGATACAATTAGCGATGAGGGTTTGATGTTGGAAAATGTCACCGGCGATATCGATTTCACCAATGTCAGTTTCAAGTACCCATCACGCCCTGATGTCCAAATATTCAGTGACTTCACGTTGCACATTCCTTCCAGAAAG ACCATAGCACTCGTTGGGGAGAGCGGTAGTGGCAAGTCCACAATAATTGCTTTACTGGAGCGTTTCTATGATCCTGATTCTGGTAGAATCTCAATAGATGAAGTCGAAATCAAGAGCTTAAGAATAAGCTGGTTAAGGGATCAGATGGGGCTGGTAGGCCAGGAGCCAGTGCTTTTCAACGACACGATCCGTGCCAACATAACATATGGGAAACACGGAGAGGTGACAGAGGAAGAAGTCACAGCTGTGGCCAAGGCAGCCAATGCTCATGACTTCATATCAAGCTTGCCACAAGGATACGATACCCTGGTCGGCGAGAAAGGAGTGCAACTATCTGGTGGGCAGAAACAACGGGTAGCCATCGCAAGGGCCATCATAAaggaccctaagatactactactTGATGAGGCAACCAGTGCCCTGGATGCGGAATCGGAGCGCATCGTTCAAGATGCATTGGATCGGGTCATGGTCAGCAGGACGACcatagtggtggcgcaccgcctCTCCACAATTAAAGGGGCTGATATGATTGCAGTCCTCAAGGAAGGCAAGATTGCAGAAAAGGGAAAACATGAGGCCCTCATGCGAATCAAGGGTGGAGTCTATGCTTCGCTAGTAGAACTTCGCTCAAATTCTTAG
- the LOC124661352 gene encoding ABC transporter B family member 4-like isoform X1, with the protein MDATEAADSSGEGVRHGGGEGGKDGRPEKDEAKKKVPLLGMFRYADRIDVLLMVVGTLGAMGNGVAEPLMSVLFGNVINSFGESSSSDVLRRVTKVVLNFIYLGIGTAVASFLQVSCWTMAGERQSARIRSFYLQSVLRQDIAFFDTEMTTGEAVSRMSSDTVIVQDALGEKAGKLLQLASAFFGGFIIAFTRGWLLTFVMLTSLPLVAIAAAVSGQMLTRVSNKRLTSYSDAADTVEQTIGSIRTVVSFNGEKKAIAMYNNFIKKAYKTVIEEGLINGFGMGSVFCILFSSYGLAFWYGGKLIIDKGYTGGKIITVLFSVVTGVTSLGNATPSISAVAEGQSAAYRLFETIERKPEINSDDTSGMVLENIKGDVELKDVYFRYPARPGQLILDGLSLQVASGTTMAIVGESGSGKSTVISLVERFYDPQAGEVLIDGINIKNLSLDWIRGKIGLVSQEPVLFMTSIKENIIYGKEDATLEEIKRAAELANAANFIDKLPNGYDTLVGQRGTLLSGGQKQRIAIARAILKDPKILLLDEATSALDVESERIVQEALNRIMVERTTLVVAHRLSTVRNVDCITVVRQGKIVEQGPHHELVKDPIGAYSQLIRLQETRGDEKRKIQDSGMSNSLSKSTSLSIRRSMTKDSFGNSNRYSFKNPLGLSFELHEDEITDNHRKDDLLDGKSLKKAPIGRLFNLNKPEVPFLLLGSIAASVHGIIFPLFGIIMSSILKSFYEPPDKLRKDSSFWALICVVLGIASLISIPAEYFLFGIAGGKLIERVRTLSFQNIVRQEVAWFDNPTNSSGALGTRLSVDALNVRRLVGDNLAVIVQSAAALITGFVIAFTADWRLALVITCVIPLVGAQGYAQVKYLKGFSEEAKEMYEDASQVATDAVGSIRTVASFCAEKRVVTTYNKKCEALRKQGIRSGIVGGLGFGLTFLVLYLTYALCFYVGAQFVRQGKTTFADVFRVFFALVLAAVGVSQASALASNATKARDSAISIFSILDRKSKIDTISDEGLMLENVTGDIDFTNVSFKYPSRPDVQIFSDFTLHIPSRKTIALVGESGSGKSTIIALLERFYDPDSGRISIDEVEIKSLRISWLRDQMGLVGQEPVLFNDTIRANITYGKHGEVTEEEVTAVAKAANAHDFISSLPQGYDTLVGEKGVQLSGGQKQRVAIARAIIKDPKILLLDEATSALDAESERIVQDALDRVMVSRTTIVVAHRLSTIKGADMIAVLKEGKIAEKGKHEALMRIKGGVYASLVELRSNS; encoded by the exons ATGGACGCGACAGAAGCAGCAGATAGTAGTGGAGAAGGAGTAcgccacggcggcggcgagggaggaaaAGATGGCCGGCCGGAGAAGGACGAGGCCAAGAAGAAGGTGCCGTTGCTCGGCATGTTCAGGTACGCCGACCGCATCGACGTGCTGCTGATGGTGGTCGGCACGCTGGGCGCGATGGGCAACGGCGTGGCGGAGCCACTCATGTCCGTGCTCTTTGGGAACGTCATCAACTCCTTTGGCGAGAGCAGCAGCAGCGACGTCCTCCGCCGTGTGACCAAG GTTGTGCTGAACTTCATATATCTGGGCATTGGGACAGCAGTTGCTTCGTTTCTTC AGGTGTCTTGCTGGACGATGGCAGGAGAAAGGCAATCAGCCCGCATCCGTTCTTTTTACCTGCAATCAGTTCTGAGACAAGATATTGCATTCTTCGACACAGAAATGACAACTGGAGAAGCAGTTTCTAGAATGTCTAGCGATACGGTCATAGTTCAAGATGCTCTTGGTGAGAAG GCAGGGAAGCTTTTACAACTCGCATCCGCCTTCTTTGGTGGTTTTATCATAGCATTCACAAGAGGCTGGCTCCTGACTTTTGTCATGCTAACATCGTTACCACTAGTCGCGATCGCTGCTGCAGTGTCTGGACAGATGCTAACCCGAGTTTCTAACAAAAGACTAACATCGTATAGTGATGCTGCAGACACGGTTGAACAGACAATTGGATCTATACGAACA GTTGTGTCCTTCAACGGTGAGAAGAAAGCTATAGCAATGTACAATAATTTCATAAAAAAGGCTTACAAGACAGTTATTGAGGAAGGTCTTATCAACGGTTTTGGAATGGGCTCTGTCTTTTGCATCTTATTTAGCAGCTATGGCCTAGCCTTCTGGTATGGTGGAAAGCTAATCATTGACAAAGGTTATACCGGAGGGAAGATCATCactgttttgttttctgtagtGACTGGGGTAAC TTCGTTAGGGAATGCAACACCATCAATTTCTGCAGTTGCAGAAGGTCAATCTGCAGCATACAGACTATTCGAAACAATTGAGAGAAAACCAGAGATAAATTCAGATGATACTAGTGGTATGGTTTTAGAAAATATCAAGGGGGATGTTGAGCTAAAGGATGTGTACTTTCGCTACCCTGCAAGGCCTGGGCAGTTAATATTAGATGGATTGTCATTACAAGTAGCCAGTGGAACAACAATGGCCATAGTTGGAGAGAGTGGAAGTGGTAAGTCAACAGTTATCAGCCTAGTTGAAAGATTCTATGATCCACAAGCTGGTGAAGTTTTGATAGATGGAATCAACATCAAGAATTTGAGTCTTGATTGGATAAGAGGGAAGATCGGTCTTGTTAGCCAAGAACCAGTGCTTTTTATGACCTCCATTAAAGAGAACATAATCTATGGTAAAGAAGATGCGACCCTTGAAGAGATCAAGAGAGCAGCCGAGCTTGCAAATGCAGCAAACTTCATTGACAAGCTACCAAAT GGCTATGATACATTGGTTGGCCAGCGTGGCACTCTGCTTTCTGGAGGACAAAAACAAAGAATTGCAATTGCGAGGGCTATCCTTAAAGATCCAAAAATTCTTTTGCTAGATGAAGCAACTAGTGCATTGGATGTGGAATCTGAGAGGATAGTTCAGGAGGCACTCAATAGGATAATGGTAGAAAGAACCACACTCGTCGTTGCTCATCGTTTGAGCACTGTAAGGAATGTGGACTGCATCACAGTTGTTCGTCAAGGGAAAATAGTTGAACAAG GTCCTCATCATGAATTGGTGAAGGATCCCATTGGAGCTTACTCCCAGCTTATTAGGCTACAAGAAACTCGTGGTGATGAAAAGCGTAAAATACAAGATTCTGGAATGTCCAATTCCTTATCAAAAAGCACTAGTTTGTCAATCAGACGGTCAATGACTAAAGATTCATTTGGCAATAGCAACAGATACTCCTTCAAGAATCCGTTAGGATTGTCATTTGAGTTGCATGAGGATGAAATCACGGACAACCACAGGAAAGATGACCTTCTCGATGGGAAGTCCCTTAAGAAAGCACCAATTGGACGTCTTTTTAATCTTAACAAGCCAGAGGTGCCATTTCTTCTGCTCGGTTCTATAGCAGCATCGGTGCATGGAATCATTTTCCCATTATTTGGCATTATAATGTCCAGCATTTTAAAATCATTTTACGAGCCACCAGACAAGCTGCGAAAAGATTCTAGCTTTTGGGCACTGATATGTGTTGTTCTGGGGATTGCATCTTTGATTTCAATTCCAGCAGAATATTTTTTGTTTGGAATTGCTGGTGGTAAGCTTATAGAGCGTGTTCGTACTCTGTCATTTCAAAATATTGTGCGCCAAGAAGTTGCTTGGTTTGATAATCCCACAAATTCCAG CGGGGCACTTGGTACGCGGCTCTCAGTTGATGCATTAAATGTCCGGCGCTTAGTAGGAGATAACCTAGCTGTTATAGTGCAGTCTGCAGCTGCACTAATCACTGGCTTTGTCATAGCGTTTACAGCGGACTGGAGACTTGCACTGGTTATCACTTGTGTCATCCCTTTAGTGGGTGCACAGGGTTATGCTCAAGTGAAGTACTTGAAAGGGTTTAGCGAAGAAGCTAAG GAGATGTATGAAGATGCAAGTCAAGTTGCAACTGATGCTGTTGGTAGTATCAGGACTGTAGCATCTTTCTGTGCGGAGAAAAGAGTGGTTACAACATATAACAAGAAATGTGAAGCTTTAAGGAAACAGGGAATTCGAAGTGGAATCGTTGGAGGGCTTGGTTTTGGTTTAACATTCTTGGTGTTGTATCTTACATATGCTCTATGTTTCTATGTCGGTGCTCAGTTTGTACGTCAGGGAAAAACTACCTTTGCAGATGTTTTCAGA GTTTTCTTCGCTTTAGTTTTGGCAGCTGTTGGGGTTTCCCAGGCAAGTGCATTGGCATCTAATGCAACAAAGGCAAGGGATTCCGCCATTTCTATTTTCAGTATTCTAGATCGGAAATCCAAAATCGATACAATTAGCGATGAGGGTTTGATGTTGGAAAATGTCACCGGCGATATCGATTTCACCAATGTCAGTTTCAAGTACCCATCACGCCCTGATGTCCAAATATTCAGTGACTTCACGTTGCACATTCCTTCCAGAAAG ACCATAGCACTCGTTGGGGAGAGCGGTAGTGGCAAGTCCACAATAATTGCTTTACTGGAGCGTTTCTATGATCCTGATTCTGGTAGAATCTCAATAGATGAAGTCGAAATCAAGAGCTTAAGAATAAGCTGGTTAAGGGATCAGATGGGGCTGGTAGGCCAGGAGCCAGTGCTTTTCAACGACACGATCCGTGCCAACATAACATATGGGAAACACGGAGAGGTGACAGAGGAAGAAGTCACAGCTGTGGCCAAGGCAGCCAATGCTCATGACTTCATATCAAGCTTGCCACAAGGATACGATACCCTGGTCGGCGAGAAAGGAGTGCAACTATCTGGTGGGCAGAAACAACGGGTAGCCATCGCAAGGGCCATCATAAaggaccctaagatactactactTGATGAGGCAACCAGTGCCCTGGATGCGGAATCGGAGCGCATCGTTCAAGATGCATTGGATCGGGTCATGGTCAGCAGGACGACcatagtggtggcgcaccgcctCTCCACAATTAAAGGGGCTGATATGATTGCAGTCCTCAAGGAAGGCAAGATTGCAGAAAAGGGAAAACATGAGGCCCTCATGCGAATCAAGGGTGGAGTCTATGCTTCGCTAGTAGAACTTCGCTCAAATTCTTAG